The DNA window CCGTTTGAGCATACTCAAATTCCTGATAACCTGTTAATAGTAGAATCTCGCAAGTTAACCCTTGTTTGCGGATTTCCTGAAGCAGAGTCATTCCATCCATTACAGGCATGCGGATGTCGCTTAAGATCAAATCGGGATGATGCTGGATAGCTGCTTCTAAAGCATCTATACCGTTCTTAGCCAAACCAACAATTTCTATGTCCATATCTTCCCAAGGAAGTACCTTAGATAAATTGTTTAAAATGTGGACTTCGTCGTCAACTAGCAAAGCTTTCAGTCTCAATCTTTATCACCCAATTCATATTTAGGAATCACGCATTGTATAATGGTGCCTTGCCCCGGTTGCGAGCAGATGAAAAGTCCGAATTTATTACCATATTGAAATCTTAAACGATCGAACACACTTCTTAATCCCAAACCCCGACGTTCATGACTTGGATACGGTTGCAGCAAATGATAATCAGGATCGTCTATATCTGCATATTGAATGGAAGACAATTGTTCACTCGACATCCCAATACCATTATCCTCAATTCTCAGTAATATCCTTTCCTCTTCCATTTTACCTGTAACCGTGATTCTACCTTTATAGTCGATGCCTTCAAATCCATGTTGAATACAATTCTCCACAAGTGGTTGAAGCGTAAGCTTGAGGAGTAGACAGTTCATCATCTCATCTGGGATCTCTATATGATATTCAAACAAATCATCAAATCTGAACTTCTGAATTTCCAAATAACTCCGAAGATGTTCGATTTCGAGACTCAACCTGATCTCTTCCTTGTCCTGAATACTGATACGCAAAATACTTGCAAGACGTAATACCATCTCGCTGACCTTACGTCCCTCATTCTGGACAGCAAGTACATTAATTGACTCTAGTGTGTTGAACAGGAAGTGTGGCTTAATCTGGGCTTGCAATACTCTAAGTTCGGCATTCGTCTTCTGAAGTTGTTCACGTTTAACCTGATGGAACAATTCATTGATTTTATCCATTTGATTGTTAAATCCCTTTTGCAATAACAGTAGTTCATCATCGCCCTTTTCATCCACCCTGGCGTTCAAATCACCGTCCTCGACTTTACGCATGAAACGTACAATCAAGCCGATCGTACCGGTAATCCGATTCATGAACAAGACGTTAAAAAGGATTGCAGCAACCACACAGATAGAAATAATTAATACAAACCATTTAGCAAAGGTTGTTAACTCCTGAGATAAATAACTCCAAGAAGTCACCGACACCAAACTCCATGGGTACTCCTTTAAATTATAAATCGATATAACGCTTTCTTCCCCGTTGAATTTCCCTCTAAAGCTTTGATAATCGCTATTCAATTGAAACTTTTGCTTCATATGATCCTGAATCAATTCGCCATCAAATTCAGATTTATAATCATATAAAATAAGTCCTTTATCGTTAACGAGCATAAATTTAGTGTTCCGTTTACTGCTTCCCAATTCCAAGTTCTGAAAAATCTTTTCAAATTCCCAATCCTTGATTTGTACTACCAAAACTCCTGCCCTTTGCAAATTGCTCAATTCCTTAATTAAACGAATTTGCGTAAAAACCTTATCTGACCCTGTTAATTCAGGATATTCATGGGGAGCAATCCATTTCGGTAATCCTTTCAAGGACATCACTTCATTATATAATGGATGCTCCTTAAACTTTTCGTAAGGCAAGGTTTGGAAATTTTCTTTATTGAAAATAGAGATTACATTGGACCCTTTTCCACCATGTACATCATATAAGAACGCATAATCAATAGCAGGATGGTTGTATAATAAGGAACGAAAATTTCTCTGGTTAGCATTTAGTTCAAGTTGAGTTGACGCCGTCAAATTTTGCGAATCAGGATCCTTTGCAACAATCGCCGCTTGAAATACTCCCTTAGCGATCCCATTGTCGGTCACAGTATCCATTTCTTTAAATACGCTCTTGATACTGTAACTAATCGCTTTAAGCGAATATTCTTCCTGCTGACTATGCTTCGTCTCGATCGAACGAAACGTAACAAAGAAGGTAATAATCCCAAGAATAAACAAAGGAATAATAACTAGCGCAATAAAGGCCGTAAATAATTTGATTCGCAGGTTCATAAGCGGCAGCTCCCAAATAGACTACTAACGCGTCATATAATGACAGAGATATTATTCACCTCTATTATCCTTTTACGCTGCCCGCCGTTACCCCTTCAATAATCTTCTCTTGCAGAATCGCATAGATGACCAATACAGGTACAACGCTAA is part of the Paenibacillus segetis genome and encodes:
- a CDS encoding cache domain-containing sensor histidine kinase, with the protein product MNLRIKLFTAFIALVIIPLFILGIITFFVTFRSIETKHSQQEEYSLKAISYSIKSVFKEMDTVTDNGIAKGVFQAAIVAKDPDSQNLTASTQLELNANQRNFRSLLYNHPAIDYAFLYDVHGGKGSNVISIFNKENFQTLPYEKFKEHPLYNEVMSLKGLPKWIAPHEYPELTGSDKVFTQIRLIKELSNLQRAGVLVVQIKDWEFEKIFQNLELGSSKRNTKFMLVNDKGLILYDYKSEFDGELIQDHMKQKFQLNSDYQSFRGKFNGEESVISIYNLKEYPWSLVSVTSWSYLSQELTTFAKWFVLIISICVVAAILFNVLFMNRITGTIGLIVRFMRKVEDGDLNARVDEKGDDELLLLQKGFNNQMDKINELFHQVKREQLQKTNAELRVLQAQIKPHFLFNTLESINVLAVQNEGRKVSEMVLRLASILRISIQDKEEIRLSLEIEHLRSYLEIQKFRFDDLFEYHIEIPDEMMNCLLLKLTLQPLVENCIQHGFEGIDYKGRITVTGKMEEERILLRIEDNGIGMSSEQLSSIQYADIDDPDYHLLQPYPSHERRGLGLRSVFDRLRFQYGNKFGLFICSQPGQGTIIQCVIPKYELGDKD